The following are from one region of the Microcoleus sp. FACHB-831 genome:
- a CDS encoding cyanoexosortase B system-associated protein — MRLPKLLHLPVSQVVLLCFLIVLIAIGAVPSYLSGNWAWVNPPQVTNFKQLKSLRQNGLALPGWQTKQQQVETIGGHKWSIQELQRDEKSQVTLLLLPQVSQKDQPEVEWMDVNGFMGREFQYRKLSQTDKNSNRRFQFSWDTDSYRQLPFTVKSTSTSSADAKVEARFFRGWTQQQTFAVLQWYAWPGGGNPAPSTWFWADQMAQLQRHRLPWTAVSILIPMEPLADLETAKPLAESLGQTVQAALMADVLHPANR; from the coding sequence ATGAGACTGCCCAAGTTATTGCACCTTCCAGTTTCCCAAGTCGTCTTGCTGTGTTTTCTCATCGTGCTGATTGCAATTGGAGCAGTTCCCAGTTACTTGAGCGGAAATTGGGCTTGGGTAAATCCTCCACAAGTTACCAACTTCAAACAACTCAAAAGCTTACGACAGAATGGGCTAGCGCTTCCCGGATGGCAAACTAAACAACAGCAGGTCGAAACCATTGGCGGCCATAAATGGTCTATTCAGGAACTCCAGCGGGATGAAAAGAGTCAGGTAACTTTACTGCTTTTACCTCAAGTCAGTCAAAAGGATCAGCCAGAGGTAGAGTGGATGGATGTTAACGGCTTTATGGGAAGGGAGTTTCAGTATAGGAAGCTTTCGCAAACAGATAAGAATTCTAATCGTCGGTTTCAGTTTAGCTGGGATACAGACTCATACCGCCAGTTGCCGTTTACTGTAAAATCCACTTCTACGTCGTCAGCAGATGCCAAAGTGGAAGCCCGTTTCTTTCGCGGTTGGACTCAGCAGCAAACCTTCGCTGTTCTACAGTGGTACGCTTGGCCTGGAGGGGGCAACCCTGCACCCAGTACTTGGTTCTGGGCGGATCAAATGGCTCAGTTGCAACGCCACCGCTTGCCTTGGACTGCTGTTAGCATCCTGATTCCGATGGAACCTTTGGCTGACTTAGAAACCGCTAAGCCTCTAGCTGAATCACTCGGTCAAACGGTTCAAGCTGCCTTAATGGCAGACGTTTTACATCCAGCTAATCGCTAA
- a CDS encoding IS630 family transposase (programmed frameshift) has product MGNQFRVEVHESIEELRHRLAHARSATTKERLQMLYWLKTQAIRTRQELSLRLGRNESTVYRWLQRYQQGGINGLLEVKTPPGKPSLISAEVTNQLKERLSQPQGFNSYGQIQQWLAQECQTVLAYKTVHKIVRYKLQAKLKVARPRSAKANVEVQAAFKKLPDIIRVFLRYLASAKSVRYWCQDETRLGLKTLTGRKITLKGVKPEGIVSWQRNNFYLYGVVEPASGDSFFWEFSHLDGTCFQDFLNLFSQLHPDSLNLIQLDNGSFHKCLDLKWPDNVIPIFQPPSSPELNPIERLWEHIKYELSWEHCTNLDELRHKLKLVLDSLSSEAVASICGWDYIVSALLSATS; this is encoded by the exons ATGGGGAATCAATTTCGAGTAGAAGTACATGAGAGTATCGAAGAACTACGACATCGATTAGCTCATGCACGAAGCGCGACCACCAAAGAAAGACTACAGATGCTCTATTGGCTGAAAACTCAAGCGATTAGAACCCGGCAGGAATTGTCGTTGCGACTAGGACGAAATGAATCCACAGTATATCGGTGGTTACAACGATATCAGCAAGGCGGCATCAATGGGTTGCTAGAAGTCAAAACGCCGCCAGGAAAGCCAAGTTTAATCTCAGCTGAAGTCACAAACCAACTGAAAGAACGTTTATCTCAACCTCAAGGATTCAATAGCTATGGACAGATTCAGCAATGGCTGGCTCAAGAATGTCAAACCGTACTGGCTTATAAGACGGTACATAAGATTGTGCGCTACAAGCTTCAGGCGAAATTGAAAGTAGCGCGTCCGCGTAGCGCCAAAGCTAACGTAGAAGTGCAAGCCGCCTTT AAAAAACTGCCAGACATAATTCGCGTCTTTCTTCGCTATTTAGCAAGCGCCAAATCAGTTCGCTACTGGTGCCAGGATGAGACTCGCTTAGGGCTCAAAACGCTTACTGGACGTAAAATTACCCTCAAAGGAGTTAAACCTGAAGGGATTGTGAGTTGGCAGAGAAATAACTTTTATCTTTATGGTGTAGTAGAACCAGCAAGCGGCGATAGCTTTTTCTGGGAATTTTCCCACCTAGATGGTACCTGCTTTCAAGATTTCTTAAACCTTTTTTCCCAACTCCATCCAGACAGTTTAAATTTGATTCAACTGGATAACGGCAGTTTTCACAAGTGTTTGGATTTAAAATGGCCCGATAATGTTATTCCCATTTTTCAGCCGCCCTCAAGTCCGGAGCTGAACCCAATCGAACGTCTGTGGGAACACATTAAGTACGAATTGTCTTGGGAACATTGTACGAATTTAGATGAATTGCGCCACAAGTTAAAGCTGGTGCTTGATTCTCTCTCATCGGAAGCGGTTGCTTCTATCTGTGGTTGGGATTACATTGTTTCGGCTTTATTAAGTGCAACTTCATAG
- a CDS encoding polysaccharide biosynthesis tyrosine autokinase, giving the protein MTPPIVKRYLIALDQHKLIGLTSFSIIVAASAVVGMQPPPPTLYRATGVLAYNGPIAPFSTTTQTIQQQGKELTAEMLLAENVVKGAAARVKVDPKQIAKNVEVKLPKEDGPNVIQVVYVDNDEKRAAETVEALRQKMVEQSRAINSARLLEIIKSIEARLPKVKQELREAEQKLERYVRIEGPAILAAQDGTTLGGITGSEGQQRQIQMTLEGVDTQIRSIQNKLGLTPEQAYTSSALSADPIIGNLRSQIYQTETQLKILQGDLRSEHPQIIQLRQQLQAYEQLLSSRAAEVMGGNGVVAPLPSARIRQDSSLDPARQQLANTLVNLQTQRETLTQQLLASRKTEQQLRAEYVKIPNKQLEQARLQQQVALKQGLFDKMQAALVDARAAEAETVPSLSIAGSPTVLAGEGGSQGLPMTMLIGALVGVLVSGGLIFLLAMLDGTFYTVEEVRAALKNRDVPLLGELPFVTILDPQLGETPILLKQDSVYHEYYERFRSNLRRASEKPAKVLLLTSTIAVEGKTVSAYNLGIASACAGKRTLIIETDLRSPSSSKFLKVSPDPAASAEPLRYYAQLSECIRLVPDIENLYIIPTPGPVRNPAAILESSELRRLIEDARGRFDMVILDSPPLTRCNDALILEPYVDGMVLVTRPGFTQESILAEAIDQLSEDELPLLGAIINGVDKPIEVADVMPEEDETEIEQEEELESPTPAREKVPPQVIKR; this is encoded by the coding sequence ATGACTCCTCCCATTGTCAAACGTTATTTGATTGCTCTCGATCAACATAAATTGATTGGATTAACTAGCTTTTCGATCATTGTAGCTGCCTCGGCTGTAGTGGGTATGCAGCCACCACCACCCACCCTTTACAGGGCTACAGGGGTTCTAGCATATAACGGGCCGATTGCACCGTTTTCGACGACGACACAAACGATTCAGCAGCAGGGGAAGGAACTGACTGCGGAGATGCTGCTAGCTGAGAATGTTGTCAAAGGGGCAGCAGCGCGAGTGAAGGTCGATCCGAAGCAAATTGCTAAAAATGTAGAGGTGAAGCTACCGAAGGAAGATGGGCCAAACGTAATTCAAGTTGTTTATGTCGATAATGACGAGAAGCGAGCAGCTGAAACTGTAGAAGCGCTGAGGCAGAAAATGGTGGAGCAGAGCCGTGCGATTAATAGCGCACGGTTACTAGAAATTATTAAATCTATAGAGGCGCGGTTGCCGAAGGTTAAGCAGGAACTCCGCGAAGCTGAACAGAAACTAGAGCGGTATGTCCGCATTGAAGGGCCAGCGATCTTGGCGGCTCAGGATGGCACTACATTAGGGGGGATTACGGGATCTGAAGGGCAGCAACGTCAGATTCAAATGACGTTGGAGGGGGTGGATACCCAAATTCGTAGCATCCAAAACAAGTTGGGGTTAACGCCAGAGCAAGCTTACACGTCTTCTGCCCTGAGCGCCGATCCGATTATTGGCAACTTGCGATCGCAAATTTATCAAACTGAGACGCAGCTAAAAATTCTCCAGGGGGATTTGCGATCAGAACACCCGCAAATAATTCAGCTCAGACAACAGCTACAAGCCTACGAGCAACTGCTATCGTCTAGAGCAGCTGAAGTAATGGGTGGAAACGGTGTGGTAGCACCTCTACCTAGTGCCAGAATTCGCCAAGACAGCAGCCTCGACCCAGCACGGCAACAGCTGGCCAACACTTTGGTAAATTTACAAACTCAGCGCGAAACCCTCACACAGCAACTTTTGGCTAGCCGCAAGACAGAGCAGCAACTGCGTGCTGAGTATGTGAAAATTCCCAATAAGCAGCTGGAGCAAGCGCGGCTACAACAGCAGGTGGCGCTGAAACAAGGTCTATTTGATAAGATGCAGGCGGCTTTAGTAGATGCTAGGGCAGCAGAAGCTGAGACTGTCCCCAGTCTCAGCATTGCCGGATCGCCAACAGTCCTTGCTGGCGAAGGGGGAAGCCAAGGCTTACCGATGACGATGTTAATAGGAGCCTTGGTGGGTGTGTTGGTCAGCGGGGGCTTGATTTTCCTGCTGGCTATGCTAGATGGTACGTTCTACACGGTCGAGGAAGTGCGTGCAGCCCTGAAAAACCGGGATGTGCCGCTGCTGGGCGAATTGCCTTTTGTGACTATCCTCGATCCGCAGCTGGGCGAAACGCCAATTTTGCTCAAGCAAGATTCTGTTTATCACGAGTATTACGAGCGGTTCCGCAGTAATCTCCGGCGGGCGAGTGAAAAACCAGCCAAGGTGCTGTTGTTGACCAGCACGATCGCTGTTGAAGGTAAAACGGTGAGTGCTTATAATTTGGGAATCGCGTCCGCTTGTGCTGGCAAGCGTACCTTGATTATAGAAACGGATTTGCGATCGCCTTCTAGCTCCAAGTTTCTTAAGGTCTCGCCCGATCCCGCCGCCAGCGCCGAACCTCTCCGCTACTACGCGCAACTAAGCGAGTGCATCCGTTTGGTTCCAGACATTGAGAATCTGTACATCATACCTACTCCAGGCCCGGTGCGTAACCCTGCGGCTATTCTAGAATCTAGCGAACTTAGACGGCTGATCGAAGATGCGCGGGGTCGTTTTGACATGGTGATTCTCGACTCTCCTCCTCTTACCCGCTGTAATGATGCCCTAATACTAGAACCTTATGTAGATGGCATGGTTCTGGTGACTAGACCAGGATTTACTCAGGAAAGTATCCTAGCAGAGGCAATCGATCAGTTGAGCGAAGACGAACTGCCGCTGTTGGGAGCGATTATCAATGGTGTAGATAAGCCAATTGAGGTTGCAGATGTGATGCCGGAGGAGGACGAAACCGAGATCGAACAAGAAGAAGAATTAGAGTCTCCTACCCCTGCGAGAGAAAAAGTACCACCCCAGGTTATAAAGCGCTAA
- the crtB gene encoding cyanoexosortase B produces the protein MHIERKNPIAIERYLVETAIIGLLVILYAPLIWYWYDGWLHKNISIEHEYYSHGLIGLPFAAYIIWTQRQQWQQLPDKNNLFGAALLGLGGALYLSRIPDLVNLSFPAVLTGLCLWLKGLPGLKLQSFPLLFIFLATPTQIPYLLAPYTLPLQQFIAGTAGFILNQFGMNVTVEQIYLFVGGRIVEVAPFCAGLKMLFTSLYVAMLLLYWTGAWISRRTTMLLLVGAIAISVSGNIVRNTLLTFFHGTGQDHAFEWLHEGWGGDVYSACMLGLIVLLLNAIEKFIPDEPLKDEA, from the coding sequence ATGCACATTGAACGAAAAAATCCCATTGCCATCGAACGCTACTTAGTAGAGACAGCCATCATCGGTCTACTGGTGATATTGTACGCTCCCCTAATCTGGTACTGGTACGATGGCTGGCTGCACAAAAACATCAGCATTGAACATGAATATTACAGCCACGGTCTAATCGGTTTACCTTTCGCCGCCTATATTATCTGGACGCAACGACAGCAGTGGCAACAATTGCCAGACAAAAATAATCTCTTCGGTGCCGCATTGCTGGGATTGGGAGGAGCATTGTATCTCAGTAGGATACCTGACCTGGTAAATTTATCTTTTCCTGCTGTATTAACCGGGCTTTGCCTGTGGCTGAAAGGATTACCAGGCTTGAAACTTCAAAGTTTCCCACTGTTGTTCATCTTTCTAGCAACACCAACCCAAATTCCCTACCTGCTTGCTCCCTATACCTTGCCCTTACAGCAATTTATTGCTGGGACAGCTGGCTTTATTCTGAATCAATTTGGCATGAATGTCACCGTCGAGCAAATTTACTTGTTTGTCGGTGGACGAATTGTGGAAGTTGCGCCTTTTTGTGCTGGTCTGAAGATGTTGTTCACCAGTCTTTATGTAGCTATGTTGTTGCTGTACTGGACTGGTGCATGGATTTCTCGCCGGACGACAATGTTGTTGTTAGTTGGTGCGATCGCCATCAGCGTCAGTGGTAATATCGTCCGCAATACCCTGCTGACTTTCTTTCATGGCACAGGTCAAGACCATGCTTTTGAGTGGCTGCACGAAGGGTGGGGCGGTGACGTTTATTCTGCCTGTATGCTGGGTTTAATCGTGCTTCTACTAAATGCCATCGAAAAATTTATCCCAGATGAACCTCTCAAGGATGAAGCATGA
- the hpsE gene encoding hormogonium polysaccharide biosynthesis glycosyltransferase HpsE: protein MLVDFTVAIPTYNGETRLPEVLDRLRSQTHTENFVWEILVIDNNSTDNTAKVVQDYQANWSKVYPLKYCFEPRQGLAFARQRAVQEAKGTFVGFLDDDNLPTPTWVWAAYNFGRDRPKVGGYGSRIYGEFEITPPENFERIAPLLAVTDRGANALLYEPHKKLLPPGAGLVVRRQAWLENVPQQFILHGRIGNSMLAGEDLEALLHIQQAGWEIWYNPQMCLYHRIPHWRLEKEYLIKLCRGIGLSRHRTRMLSVKPWQRPLAFFAYMLNDIRKILFHSIKYKMAIKDDLIAACQMELLTNSLISPFYIWKISLNTSKINID, encoded by the coding sequence ATGTTAGTTGATTTTACAGTCGCCATCCCGACCTATAACGGGGAAACCCGCTTACCGGAAGTTCTGGACAGATTGCGATCGCAAACTCACACCGAGAACTTTGTCTGGGAAATTCTGGTTATTGACAATAACAGCACTGACAATACAGCAAAAGTTGTTCAAGACTACCAAGCCAACTGGTCTAAAGTTTATCCTTTGAAGTATTGTTTTGAACCCCGCCAAGGATTAGCTTTTGCCCGCCAACGTGCAGTCCAAGAAGCCAAAGGCACATTTGTTGGGTTTTTGGATGACGATAACTTACCGACACCGACATGGGTTTGGGCAGCCTACAATTTTGGGCGCGATCGCCCGAAAGTTGGCGGTTATGGCAGCCGCATTTATGGCGAATTTGAAATTACACCCCCAGAAAACTTTGAGAGAATTGCGCCACTACTGGCAGTAACTGACAGAGGTGCAAATGCTCTGCTATACGAACCACACAAAAAGTTATTGCCGCCTGGGGCTGGATTAGTTGTACGTCGCCAAGCTTGGCTGGAAAATGTTCCCCAGCAGTTTATTCTTCATGGGCGAATTGGAAATAGTATGCTTGCCGGAGAAGATTTGGAAGCGCTATTACATATTCAACAAGCTGGATGGGAAATTTGGTATAACCCCCAAATGTGTCTTTACCATCGCATACCTCACTGGCGTTTAGAGAAAGAATATCTCATCAAACTATGCCGCGGCATTGGTTTGAGCCGCCACCGAACTCGGATGTTGAGCGTTAAACCTTGGCAAAGACCTCTAGCTTTTTTTGCCTATATGCTTAACGATATCCGTAAAATATTATTCCATTCAATAAAATACAAAATGGCAATAAAAGACGATCTTATAGCAGCTTGTCAGATGGAGCTTCTTACTAATAGTCTAATTAGCCCTTTTTATATTTGGAAAATATCTTTAAATACCTCAAAAATAAATATTGATTAA
- a CDS encoding polysaccharide biosynthesis/export family protein — protein MTKIPLRRFTALSLLSLQTSAYTLLGGVFLWTRQASATPVTAHPNAQAQLPQVPVVVPPAPVDPTSPPPPVGYPTQQPLLEGTPSPQFSRYQLGIGDVINVVVQRPLGAYRLGTGDVVSLLVQRFPDLNVQTAIDLDGNIIVPLLGRVSLKGLTVQQAQEKIRLGLNRFVVDPAVTLSLSTPRPELNFQAQVNQQGDIVVPQVGRVSVQGLTLEEAQEKIRLGFNRFYIDPDVTLTLASARPTQVTISGEVVKPGYYTLGPGSVLTAALLTAGGSTNQADLRSVLVRRSLFDGSIIEQRVDLFTPLANGQALPNLRLQDGDAVIVPRIEVGTEQTYDRTLVSRSTISQQQINIRVLSYAGRGIGNITLANGSNFVDALSALVPNPDNANLREIALIRFDQERGKAVTQKIDGKAALMGDVSQNVPLQNNDVIVVGRSLLGKISYALTTYTAPFRDILQFFLFLRQFGEETTILFGPGGNNSDSGN, from the coding sequence ATGACTAAAATTCCGTTGCGCCGCTTTACAGCCCTCTCCCTACTCAGTCTCCAAACGAGTGCTTACACGCTGTTGGGTGGTGTCTTCCTATGGACTCGACAGGCATCGGCAACACCTGTGACTGCACACCCTAACGCTCAGGCGCAGCTGCCGCAGGTTCCTGTGGTAGTGCCTCCTGCTCCCGTTGATCCCACGAGTCCGCCGCCACCTGTAGGCTATCCTACCCAGCAACCGCTCTTAGAGGGAACTCCGTCGCCGCAGTTTAGCCGCTACCAGTTAGGGATTGGAGATGTAATTAACGTTGTAGTTCAGCGCCCTCTAGGTGCCTACCGCTTGGGAACAGGAGATGTAGTTAGCCTTTTAGTTCAGCGTTTTCCAGATTTGAATGTTCAAACCGCTATTGATCTAGACGGCAACATAATAGTGCCGCTACTGGGAAGAGTATCGCTCAAAGGTTTAACTGTGCAACAAGCCCAAGAAAAAATTCGCTTGGGCTTAAACCGCTTTGTGGTTGATCCGGCTGTGACCCTCTCACTCTCTACGCCTCGTCCGGAATTGAATTTTCAAGCCCAAGTTAATCAACAAGGCGATATTGTAGTGCCGCAAGTGGGAAGGGTGTCAGTACAAGGTCTTACCTTGGAAGAAGCACAAGAAAAAATTCGCTTGGGCTTCAACCGTTTTTATATTGATCCTGATGTAACTTTAACTTTAGCTTCTGCACGTCCAACCCAAGTCACAATTAGCGGCGAGGTGGTGAAACCTGGTTACTACACACTAGGCCCAGGTTCTGTACTGACGGCGGCGTTGCTGACTGCCGGGGGAAGCACTAATCAAGCAGATTTGCGTTCGGTTTTGGTGCGGCGATCGCTCTTTGATGGCTCGATTATTGAGCAAAGGGTTGATTTGTTTACACCACTGGCTAACGGACAGGCTTTACCGAATTTGCGCCTACAGGATGGCGATGCGGTGATTGTACCGAGAATAGAAGTCGGCACCGAGCAAACCTATGACCGCACGCTGGTTTCTCGCTCCACAATATCCCAGCAGCAGATCAACATCCGAGTTTTGAGCTACGCTGGTAGGGGAATTGGGAATATTACCTTGGCTAATGGTAGTAACTTTGTTGATGCTTTAAGCGCACTCGTCCCAAATCCAGACAATGCGAATTTGCGAGAAATCGCCTTGATTCGCTTCGATCAGGAACGCGGCAAAGCTGTCACCCAGAAAATAGACGGGAAAGCAGCTTTAATGGGAGATGTTTCTCAAAATGTCCCCCTCCAGAATAACGATGTTATCGTCGTAGGTCGCAGCCTTTTAGGTAAAATTTCCTATGCTTTAACTACCTATACTGCACCCTTCCGAGATATATTGCAATTTTTCTTGTTTCTAAGGCAATTTGGAGAAGAAACCACTATCCTGTTTGGTCCGGGGGGGAACAATTCGGACTCAGGAAATTAG
- the uvrB gene encoding excinuclease ABC subunit UvrB — MAQFCLEAPFKPTGDQPQAIAQLTQGVQRGDRFQTLLGATGTGKTFSVAAVIDKVAKPTLVLAHNKTLAAQLCNELREFFPHNAVEYFVSYYDYYQPEAYIPVTDTYIEKSAAINDEIDMLRHSATRSLFERRDVIVVASISCIYGLGIPSEYLKAAIPLKMGMEVNQRELLRDLASVQYSRNDMEIGRGRFRVRGDVLEIGPAYEDRIIRVEFFGDEIDAIRYVDPVTGEILQSMDALNVYPARHFVTPEDRLEAACNDIEQELKDRLEELEKAGKLLEAQRLDQRTRYDLEMLREVGYCNGVENYSRHLAGRRAGEPPESLIDYFPKDWLLVVDESHVSVPQIRGMYNGDQARKKVLIEHGFRLPSAADNRPLKSEEFWEKVNQCIFVSATPGNWEIEQSEDRVVQQVIRPTGVLDPEIFVRPTEGQIDDLLGEIKDRIDKRERVLVTTLTKRMAEDLTEYLQDRGIRVRYLHSEINSIERIEILQDLREGKFDVLIGVNLLREGLDLPEVSLVAILDADKEGFLRAERSLIQTIGRAARHVRGQAILYADNFTDSMMKAIDETDRRRGIQSAYNRMHNITPQPIIKKVNNSILAYLDVSRRLNSQQLEEAYEQVDDLPLENIPQLITQLEAQMKDAAKNLQFEEAAKYRDRIKHLRDKLLGH; from the coding sequence ATGGCGCAATTTTGTCTGGAAGCTCCCTTTAAACCGACAGGCGATCAGCCGCAAGCGATCGCGCAACTGACTCAAGGCGTACAAAGAGGCGATCGCTTCCAAACCCTACTGGGAGCGACGGGAACCGGAAAGACATTCTCAGTAGCAGCGGTTATTGACAAAGTAGCCAAGCCGACGCTAGTGCTGGCGCACAACAAAACCTTAGCTGCACAACTGTGTAATGAGTTGCGGGAATTCTTTCCCCATAACGCGGTGGAGTATTTCGTCAGTTACTACGACTACTATCAGCCAGAAGCATATATTCCCGTCACCGACACATATATAGAGAAAAGTGCAGCCATCAACGACGAGATTGATATGCTGCGACATTCGGCGACGCGATCGCTTTTTGAACGCCGAGATGTTATCGTCGTTGCTTCCATCAGCTGTATTTACGGTTTGGGGATTCCCTCAGAATACCTGAAAGCCGCAATTCCCCTAAAAATGGGAATGGAAGTCAATCAACGCGAGTTGTTGCGAGACTTAGCCTCAGTGCAATACAGTCGCAACGACATGGAAATCGGACGAGGACGTTTCCGCGTTCGGGGTGATGTCTTGGAAATTGGCCCCGCTTACGAAGACCGAATTATCCGGGTAGAATTTTTCGGGGATGAGATTGATGCGATTCGCTACGTTGACCCGGTGACAGGCGAAATTCTTCAGAGCATGGATGCTTTGAATGTATACCCAGCGCGTCACTTTGTTACCCCAGAAGACAGACTCGAAGCCGCTTGCAACGATATTGAACAGGAACTCAAAGATCGGCTGGAAGAATTAGAAAAAGCCGGGAAATTACTAGAGGCGCAACGACTAGATCAGCGCACTCGCTACGATTTGGAAATGTTGCGGGAAGTAGGATATTGCAACGGCGTTGAGAACTACTCCCGACATTTAGCAGGTCGGCGTGCGGGAGAACCGCCAGAGTCTTTGATTGATTATTTTCCCAAAGACTGGCTGTTGGTGGTGGATGAATCTCACGTTAGCGTCCCGCAAATCCGGGGGATGTACAATGGCGACCAAGCGCGAAAAAAGGTGCTGATTGAGCATGGTTTTCGCCTCCCCAGCGCTGCTGATAACCGTCCTCTGAAGTCGGAGGAGTTTTGGGAGAAGGTGAATCAGTGTATTTTTGTTTCTGCGACTCCCGGTAACTGGGAGATCGAACAGTCAGAGGATCGGGTAGTACAACAGGTGATCCGTCCGACTGGCGTACTCGATCCAGAAATTTTTGTGCGTCCAACGGAAGGACAAATTGACGATTTGCTGGGTGAGATTAAAGATCGGATTGACAAGCGCGAACGGGTGCTAGTCACCACTTTAACTAAGCGCATGGCGGAAGATTTGACGGAGTATCTGCAAGATCGGGGGATTCGGGTAAGATATTTGCACTCGGAGATTAACTCAATTGAGCGGATCGAAATCTTGCAGGATTTGCGAGAGGGTAAGTTTGATGTGCTGATTGGGGTTAACTTGCTGCGAGAGGGTTTGGATTTGCCAGAAGTCTCTCTGGTAGCGATTTTGGATGCTGATAAAGAGGGTTTCTTACGCGCAGAGCGATCGCTTATTCAAACTATTGGTCGTGCGGCGCGTCACGTCCGGGGTCAAGCTATTCTCTATGCTGATAATTTCACCGATAGCATGATGAAAGCCATTGACGAAACTGATCGGCGGCGGGGAATTCAGAGTGCGTACAATCGAATGCACAATATTACACCCCAACCGATTATCAAAAAAGTCAATAACTCCATTCTGGCTTACCTAGATGTCTCGCGGCGGCTGAATTCTCAACAGTTGGAAGAAGCTTACGAACAGGTGGACGATTTGCCTTTAGAGAATATTCCCCAGTTGATTACTCAACTGGAAGCACAAATGAAGGACGCGGCGAAAAATTTGCAGTTTGAGGAAGCGGCGAAATATCGCGATCGCATCAAGCATCTGCGAGATAAACTGCTAGGTCATTAA
- a CDS encoding DegT/DnrJ/EryC1/StrS aminotransferase family protein yields the protein MNITTTIPFVDLHLQHQPIQTQMEEAVRGVIQRGDFILGKAVAEFEAAFASDSGVSYGIGVASGTDAIALGLEACGIGTGDEVILPTNTFIATLIGVIRAGAKPILVDCDPQTALIDLKAAEKAITPQTKAIIPVHLYGQMVSPRQLRDFADAHNLIIFEDAAQAHLAEREGYRGGSVGKAAAFSFYPSKNLGALGDGGMVITNDEAVAQKMRSLRNYGSPRKYYHTEPGTNSRLDTLQAAVLNIKLPHLADWNSSRNQAAAKYDTLLEALRSMGIFPMQNQSGKGHIYHLYVVRITEPCPLDRQTIQDKLAAIGIQTGIHYPIPCHLQPAFENLGYRMGDFPQAETLAQEILSLPMYPGISDTQIHQVVDALHSLCV from the coding sequence ATGAACATTACGACAACAATTCCCTTTGTGGATCTTCACCTTCAACACCAGCCAATTCAAACTCAGATGGAAGAGGCGGTGCGGGGTGTAATCCAGCGGGGAGATTTTATACTAGGTAAGGCTGTAGCTGAGTTTGAGGCGGCGTTTGCGTCAGACAGCGGAGTATCTTATGGTATTGGGGTAGCTTCGGGAACAGATGCGATCGCTCTCGGATTAGAAGCCTGTGGCATTGGTACTGGTGACGAAGTAATCTTACCTACCAACACCTTCATCGCCACCTTGATTGGCGTTATCCGCGCTGGTGCCAAACCGATTTTAGTTGATTGCGACCCCCAAACCGCCTTAATTGACCTCAAAGCCGCAGAAAAAGCCATTACTCCCCAAACCAAGGCAATAATTCCCGTACATCTCTACGGACAAATGGTATCGCCGCGCCAATTGCGAGACTTTGCCGATGCCCATAACCTGATCATATTTGAAGACGCAGCCCAAGCACACCTAGCTGAAAGAGAAGGTTATCGCGGTGGTTCCGTTGGCAAAGCAGCAGCCTTTAGCTTCTACCCCAGTAAAAACTTAGGCGCATTGGGGGATGGAGGCATGGTTATTACTAACGATGAAGCAGTGGCGCAGAAAATGCGAAGTCTCCGCAACTACGGTTCCCCCCGCAAATATTATCACACCGAACCTGGAACCAATAGCCGACTCGATACCCTACAAGCAGCCGTACTCAACATCAAACTCCCCCATCTTGCCGACTGGAACTCCTCACGCAACCAAGCTGCTGCCAAATACGACACCTTACTTGAAGCACTGCGTAGCATGGGAATTTTCCCCATGCAGAACCAAAGCGGCAAAGGTCACATTTATCACCTTTACGTCGTCCGGATTACCGAACCCTGCCCCCTCGACAGGCAAACCATCCAAGACAAACTAGCAGCCATTGGCATTCAAACTGGAATCCACTACCCCATACCCTGCCATCTTCAACCAGCCTTTGAGAATTTGGGTTATCGCATGGGAGACTTCCCCCAAGCAGAAACCCTAGCCCAAGAAATTTTATCCTTACCCATGTATCCCGGCATCAGCGACACCCAAATCCATCAAGTCGTTGATGCCTTGCACAGCCTCTGTGTTTAG